Proteins from one Gibbsiella quercinecans genomic window:
- a CDS encoding glycosyltransferase — protein sequence MRELNLKPSKVHQILENNGFVFEQDVNVWRPATLPEFAYSDGDDAENYVLDAVTHADDLSVNSLELAAKMKDWPSTYHLTSRRSNLLKPFRQWFAGKRILEIGCGCGAITRFLAECGAQVVSVEGSFRRAQIARQRCRDLPNVDVICSPSDILPDLGAFDGVMLIGVLEYARMFLGKNGQNTLLDFCRQRLVKDGKLFVAIENKLGIKYFAGANEDHVGQPMFGINNSYTESSVATFGRHELLTLLNQNGFIDTQEYIPLPDYKLPVSIVTPIGWRRYSHELSQLAIESSNKDIQGVPENLFSVEQGTRNAWSNGLAVDLANSFLVVASQQTQLELTPGVAAYHYSDGRLPEFNKITTFEVVSDGELVVNSVPLVQDEHEGAALQRIKSVDAFYSGNSLWLDLVDIVNRPDWSLTQVALWAKEWIDSLLSMAKATTDYDKDFLLKSHYQDAMPFNAIRQKDNSVVFFDLEWHAQQDITLGYAIFRGIFHSLLRLTSVAYSQHLSSSNIVDISYAVVREIGFAIEPEDLKKYLDQESEFMASIENKDSHNIYEVLTALELPMRIASVGALKNQLTHIQDEYLRSETQLAIKDDEVRKTMELIDGLKDDVSSLQKEIETMHSEKFHDQISAKDAQIAALQHNIEVMEQHIAQQTRLLAEYEHQVWQILHSSSWKLSAPLRVMGRRVPVFLRKPTRLVFHRLFYIGQRCKLNVGKILHATKRVGNRGLAAVSCHPLMAPVKRNVREFARSLYYRLPEGYKGRLLRLAMKLKPSWFLHHPAYSSVAATHSVDRATPATFISHHRDGMYHFAKHPDEYVYIPTQRPYDLEEQLNNMQQRPRFSIIVPIYNTPLDLLEKMVNSVRSQWYSDWQLILANDASPLEETKKALDAFNDPKIKVIHMEKNQGIAGATNVAIDNADGDFIVFLDHDDELTDDCLYELALCINREDPDFIYSDEDKFTPDGDYSQPHFKPDWSPDTMMGTMYTCHVACVRLSVAKAVGGLRSEFNGCQDWDFILRLTEITHRISHIPKILYHWRIIPASVASDMTAKPYVLAASRAVRESALERRGLKGTVEELPNYPGYFRVNYALRDNACISIIVPTRDNHVVLKRCIESILDKTAYRNFEIIIVDNGSKDAGTLAYLEMVSAKEQISVVRHDAPFNFSELNNLGSRQAKGELLLFLNDDTEVLHADWLERMGGYAQLSHVGAVGAKLLYGDGATMQHAGVINLQNGPMHAYMHSHKDIPGYFLRNQIEYNWLIVTGACLMVERRKFEQVGGFNEQFPVAYNDVDLCMRLCEAGLYNVMCQSVTLIHHESVSRGLDHMDQEKVARLQRELGQLNALHPHFFQYDPFYNVNFAPNSACFEIRK from the coding sequence ATGCGAGAATTAAATTTGAAACCGAGTAAAGTTCACCAAATTCTGGAAAACAATGGTTTTGTTTTTGAACAGGACGTCAATGTATGGCGGCCAGCAACTTTACCGGAGTTCGCGTACAGTGATGGTGATGATGCTGAAAACTATGTGTTGGATGCTGTTACGCATGCTGATGATCTCAGTGTAAACTCATTGGAACTCGCTGCCAAGATGAAGGATTGGCCATCAACTTATCATCTTACTTCCCGCCGTTCCAATTTGCTTAAGCCTTTCCGTCAATGGTTTGCAGGCAAACGCATTCTGGAAATTGGTTGTGGTTGCGGCGCTATTACGCGTTTTTTGGCTGAATGTGGTGCGCAGGTAGTATCCGTTGAGGGGAGCTTCAGGCGCGCTCAAATTGCACGCCAACGCTGTCGTGATCTGCCCAATGTGGATGTTATTTGTTCCCCAAGTGATATTTTACCTGATTTGGGCGCTTTTGATGGTGTGATGTTGATTGGCGTACTGGAATATGCACGCATGTTCTTGGGTAAGAATGGGCAAAATACATTGCTGGATTTTTGTCGCCAGCGTTTAGTTAAGGATGGAAAGCTATTCGTCGCTATTGAGAATAAGCTTGGTATTAAGTATTTTGCAGGTGCTAATGAGGATCATGTTGGGCAGCCTATGTTTGGGATTAATAATTCCTATACAGAAAGCAGCGTTGCCACATTTGGTCGCCATGAATTGCTTACATTACTTAATCAAAATGGATTTATAGATACGCAGGAATATATTCCTCTGCCTGACTATAAATTACCTGTATCTATAGTTACGCCGATAGGTTGGCGGCGTTATTCTCACGAACTTTCACAACTTGCTATTGAGAGTAGCAATAAAGATATTCAGGGTGTTCCTGAAAATTTATTCTCGGTTGAGCAGGGAACTCGAAATGCATGGAGTAATGGCTTGGCGGTTGATTTAGCCAACTCATTCTTGGTCGTTGCCAGTCAACAGACTCAATTGGAACTGACGCCCGGTGTAGCGGCTTATCATTATTCTGATGGACGTTTGCCCGAATTCAATAAAATCACTACGTTTGAAGTTGTCTCTGATGGCGAGTTAGTGGTGAATAGCGTCCCCCTAGTTCAGGATGAGCATGAAGGTGCAGCTCTGCAACGTATTAAAAGCGTTGATGCTTTTTACTCAGGTAACAGTTTGTGGTTGGATTTGGTTGATATCGTCAACCGTCCCGATTGGTCATTAACGCAAGTTGCACTGTGGGCAAAGGAGTGGATTGATTCTTTACTGTCAATGGCAAAAGCCACTACAGATTACGATAAAGATTTTTTGCTGAAGAGCCATTATCAGGATGCTATGCCATTCAATGCTATCAGACAAAAAGATAACTCTGTCGTGTTTTTTGATTTGGAGTGGCATGCCCAGCAGGATATCACTCTTGGTTATGCTATATTCCGAGGAATATTCCATTCGTTATTGCGTTTAACCTCTGTTGCATATAGTCAACATTTATCTTCTTCAAATATTGTAGACATTTCCTATGCGGTTGTGAGGGAAATAGGTTTTGCCATAGAACCAGAAGACTTAAAGAAATATTTGGATCAAGAGTCAGAGTTTATGGCATCAATCGAAAACAAGGATAGCCATAATATCTATGAAGTCCTTACTGCGCTTGAGTTACCAATGCGCATTGCTTCAGTTGGTGCTTTGAAGAATCAGTTAACTCATATTCAAGATGAGTATCTCCGTAGTGAAACGCAGCTTGCTATAAAAGATGATGAAGTTAGAAAGACAATGGAATTGATCGATGGGTTAAAAGATGATGTTAGTTCGTTACAAAAGGAAATTGAAACGATGCATAGTGAAAAATTTCATGATCAAATTTCGGCGAAAGATGCTCAGATTGCTGCCTTACAGCATAATATTGAAGTGATGGAGCAACATATTGCTCAGCAAACGAGATTATTGGCGGAATATGAACATCAGGTCTGGCAGATCCTGCATTCGTCCAGTTGGAAACTGTCAGCGCCATTGCGTGTGATGGGAAGAAGGGTTCCGGTTTTCCTGAGAAAACCTACTCGCCTGGTGTTCCACCGGCTGTTTTATATTGGGCAACGTTGTAAGCTGAATGTAGGGAAAATCTTGCATGCTACAAAACGCGTAGGGAACCGAGGGCTTGCTGCAGTTTCATGCCATCCTTTGATGGCGCCAGTTAAACGCAATGTTAGAGAGTTCGCTCGTTCTCTGTACTATCGTCTGCCAGAAGGCTATAAAGGGCGTCTACTCAGGCTTGCAATGAAGCTCAAGCCAAGCTGGTTTTTGCATCATCCGGCGTATTCCTCTGTTGCTGCCACACACAGCGTTGATAGAGCCACGCCTGCCACATTTATTTCCCATCATCGGGACGGGATGTATCACTTTGCTAAACATCCAGACGAGTATGTTTATATACCGACACAGCGCCCATACGATCTGGAAGAGCAATTGAATAATATGCAGCAGCGTCCTCGCTTCTCAATTATTGTTCCTATTTATAATACCCCGTTGGATCTGTTGGAGAAGATGGTTAACTCCGTTCGCTCGCAGTGGTATTCCGATTGGCAGCTTATTTTGGCAAACGATGCCAGTCCATTAGAGGAAACTAAAAAGGCTCTTGATGCGTTCAATGATCCCAAAATTAAAGTGATTCATATGGAAAAGAATCAAGGGATTGCTGGTGCGACCAATGTGGCGATCGATAATGCTGATGGCGATTTCATCGTTTTCCTCGATCACGACGATGAGTTAACCGATGATTGTTTATATGAACTAGCGCTTTGTATCAACCGGGAAGATCCGGATTTCATTTATAGTGATGAAGACAAATTTACCCCCGACGGCGATTATTCTCAGCCGCACTTTAAGCCTGACTGGTCGCCTGATACCATGATGGGGACTATGTATACTTGTCATGTAGCTTGCGTGAGACTTAGTGTGGCAAAAGCCGTTGGTGGGCTGCGCTCTGAGTTTAATGGTTGCCAAGATTGGGACTTTATCTTGCGTTTGACGGAGATAACCCACCGTATTAGCCATATACCAAAGATATTGTATCACTGGCGCATTATTCCGGCTTCGGTAGCTTCGGATATGACAGCGAAGCCTTATGTGTTGGCGGCGTCCCGCGCTGTGCGTGAAAGTGCACTTGAACGCCGTGGTTTGAAGGGGACCGTTGAAGAACTGCCTAATTATCCGGGTTATTTCCGTGTCAATTATGCTCTTCGTGATAATGCCTGCATTTCTATCATTGTCCCTACCCGTGATAACCATGTGGTCTTGAAGCGTTGTATTGAGTCGATTTTGGATAAAACGGCTTATCGCAACTTCGAGATTATCATTGTTGATAATGGCTCAAAAGATGCCGGAACGTTGGCCTATTTAGAGATGGTTAGCGCCAAGGAACAGATTTCTGTCGTTCGTCATGATGCGCCATTCAATTTCTCTGAGTTGAATAATCTAGGCAGCAGACAGGCAAAAGGAGAGCTACTGTTATTCCTCAATGACGATACAGAAGTCTTACATGCTGACTGGCTAGAGCGCATGGGCGGTTACGCACAACTGAGCCATGTAGGTGCGGTGGGAGCGAAGCTGTTATATGGCGATGGTGCCACAATGCAGCATGCCGGTGTGATTAATTTGCAAAATGGCCCAATGCACGCCTATATGCATTCTCACAAAGATATTCCTGGTTACTTCCTGCGTAACCAGATTGAATACAACTGGCTGATTGTCACTGGTGCTTGCCTGATGGTAGAGCGCCGCAAGTTTGAACAAGTGGGCGGCTTCAACGAACAATTCCCCGTGGCTTACAATGATGTTGATCTGTGTATGCGTTTATGTGAAGCGGGCTTATATAACGTGATGTGTCAAAGTGTGACACTGATTCATCATGAGTCGGTCAGCCGCGGATTAGATCATATGGACCAAGAAAAGGTTGCTCGTCTACAGCGTGAACTGGGGCAGTTGAATGCTCTACATCCACACTTTTTCCAGTATGACCCATTTTATAATGTAAATTTTGCGCCTAATAGTGCTTGTTTTGAGATTCGTAAATGA